Proteins encoded by one window of Xyrauchen texanus isolate HMW12.3.18 chromosome 24, RBS_HiC_50CHRs, whole genome shotgun sequence:
- the LOC127617443 gene encoding galectin-3-binding protein A-like: MYLLFPLLFLHVSAQRWTLFDEKLKPTREGRVRLVGDLPSSGRVEVYHDGQWGSVCDDGWEMAEAQVVCRQLGFPGAISATAGGQYGEGSGPIWLDDISCKGSENSLSDCFFKGWGVTDCTHKEDAGVVCKTGKNMSSNHQLSVDNSLGLSEDLGVLFDSGDGCDFSIYVRDLSEDAELTYCMHSFILMVYPKLNITHDSKNFIVDVSQTCHPHVPAFLRYLYTRQIDVSITSAQCLHQLAHIFGVKKLMEDVGRVFTLLIPKDNSFQTQVSMYEYGIRTGDHVLQENILQYLSWNCEFLVSSPVWSTLSFHMMDALLLRSDLVVNDEAFLLEALEGWIQDKGDAVSTEQQASLLNHIRFLLIPVDKLYDLLYTSSILRKNHEKLYLTGILKGFQFNALPFSKIRRQMNNISDEYRPRIYTADEWTVFINDTTVNHQYNHYYGQNNRIQTLSTPVHSSAIFRDQKVQWQAQVFLSFQECSNYGFTCDSIPVARFFLYSNMYDYSRTLRYNNRLILGCKNVNNVFHVQDFKNDMAVIPNNSSMGLPNPCPDDYNFRFVVRPEYI, encoded by the exons ATGTATCTTTTGTTTCCTCTGCTGTTTCTTCATGTTTCTGCACAGCGTTGGACTCTGTTTG ATGAAAAGTTAAAGCCCACACGGGAAGGTAGAGTGAGACTGGTGGGTGATCTGCCTTCATCTGGTCGTGTGGAGGTGTATCATGATGGACAGTGGGGTTCAGTGTGTGATGATGGATGGGAAATGGCTGAAGCTCAGGTGGTGTGTCGTCAGCTGGGTTTTCCTGGAGCTATATCAGCCACGGCTGGAGGACAATATGGTGAAG GATCTGGTCCGATCTGGCTGGATGACATCAGCTGTAAAGGCTCGGAGAACTCATTGTCTGATTGCTTCTTCAAAGGTTGGGGTGTTACTGACTGCACACATAAAGAGGATGCAGGAGTTGTCTGTAAAACTG GTAAAAACATGAGCAGCAATCATCAGTTATCTGTGGATAACAGTCTGGGTTTGTCTGAAGATCTTGGTGTTCTGTttgacagtggagatggttgtgatTTCAGTATTTACGTACGTGACCTCAGTGAAGATGCAGAGCTGACATATTGTATGCACAGTTTTATCCTCATGGTTTATCCAAAATTAAACATAACACACGACTCCAAAAACTTCATAGTGGATGTCAGCCAGACTTGCCATCCTCACGTCCCTGCTTTTCTCAG GTATTTGTACACACGCCAGATTGATGTTTCCATCACATCGGCCCAATGCCTCCATCAGTTGGCTCATATCTTTGGAGTGAAGAAGCTTATGGAGGATGTCGGCAGGGTCTTCACTTTACTCATTCCTAAAGACAACAGCTTCCAGACCCAAGTATCAATGTACGAGTATGGTATCCGCACAGGCGATCATGTTCTGCAGGAAAACATCCTTCAATACCTTTCCTGGAACTGTGAGTTCCTCGTAAGTTCTCCGGTGTGGAGCACCCTCTCCTTTCACATGATGGACGCTCTGCTGCTGCGCTCAGATCTGGTTGTGAATGATGAAGCTTTTCTTCTTGAAGCACTGGAGGGCTGGATCCAAGACAAAGGCGATGCAGTTAGTACAGAACAACAGGCCAGTCTCCTAAATCACATCCGCTTTCTGTTGATCCCAGTAGATAAACTCTATGACCTGCTGTATACCTCGAGTATTCTACGTAAGAATCATGAGAAACTGTATCTAACTGGCATACTCAAAGGCTTTCAGTTCAACGCTCTTCCATTCTCTAAGATCAGGAGGCAAATGAACAACATCAGCGATGAGTATCGACCTAGAATCTACACAGCAGACGAGTGGACTGTATTCATCAATGACACCACAGTTAATCACCAGTACAATCACTACTACGGCCAAAATAACAGAATCCAAACGCTTTCAACTCCTGTACACTCTAGTGCTATTTTCAGAGACCAAAAGGTCCAATGGCAAGCACAGGTTTTTCTTAGCTTTCAAGAGTGCTCTAACTATGGGTTTACATGCGATTCTATCCCTGTTGCAAGGTTCTTCTTGTATAGCAATATGTACGATTATTCCAGAACCCTTCGCTACAACAACCGTTTGATTCTCGGCTGTAAAAATGTGAACAATGTCTTTCATGTTCAAGATTTCAAAAATGACATGGCAGTGATTCCAAACAACAGCAGTATGGGCCTGCCGAACCCCTGTCCTGATGACTACAATTTTAGATTTGTTGTGCGTCCAGAGTATATCTGA